From Thalassococcus sp. S3, one genomic window encodes:
- a CDS encoding energy-coupling factor ABC transporter permease: protein MHIEPGVVDGAKMVFAYGTAVAAAGYSLKLAADDLKTHSVLSFVARAVIATLGVFVFFEVLPHFPVGISEVHFILGTTLFLILGAAPAAVGLAAGLLIQGSLFAPSDLPMYFVNITTLLVPLFAVDALAKRMVPADTAYVDLHYGDVLKLSAAYQGGIVAWVAFWAFYGQGFGAENMAAVGSFGVAYLLVILIEPVADLAVLAGAKALHRFKDSAVFTHRLHHAA from the coding sequence ATGCATATCGAACCCGGCGTCGTGGACGGCGCCAAAATGGTCTTCGCTTACGGGACTGCGGTCGCTGCGGCAGGCTATTCCCTCAAACTGGCCGCGGACGATCTGAAAACACATTCCGTGCTTTCCTTCGTGGCACGGGCCGTCATCGCCACCTTGGGTGTGTTCGTGTTCTTCGAAGTTCTGCCGCACTTCCCCGTCGGCATTTCTGAGGTGCATTTCATCCTCGGCACCACACTCTTCCTCATCCTCGGCGCCGCGCCTGCGGCTGTCGGGCTGGCCGCTGGCCTCTTGATCCAGGGCAGCCTTTTTGCGCCGTCCGATCTGCCGATGTATTTCGTGAACATCACGACCTTGCTGGTCCCGCTCTTTGCCGTGGATGCATTGGCGAAACGGATGGTTCCGGCTGACACGGCCTATGTGGATCTGCACTATGGGGACGTGCTGAAACTGTCGGCGGCCTATCAGGGCGGTATCGTGGCCTGGGTCGCGTTCTGGGCCTTTTACGGACAGGGATTTGGCGCGGAAAACATGGCTGCCGTGGGCAGCTTTGGTGTGGCCTATCTGCTGGTCATCCTGATCGAGCCTGTGGCGGATTTGGCAGTTCTGGCCGGTGCGAAAGCCCTGCACCGGTTCAAGGACAGCGCGGTCTTTACCCACCGCCTGCATCACGCGGCCTGA
- the cobA gene encoding uroporphyrinogen-III C-methyltransferase, translating to MSGFVSFVGSGPGDPELLTLKAVDRMKRADAVLFDDLSSGPILTHARSGADLVGVGKRAGRPSPKQHHVSRLLVEYAQANQRVVRLKSGDGGTFGRLEEEITALREAGIPFEIIPGVPSACAAAAAAAIPLTRRLTARRVQFVTGHDVTGALPVDLNLAALADAQATTVVFMGKRTFPVLAETLIAHGLPGDTPALLAESVSTPDQRLHRSTVARLARSLSEATGKAPALILYGPLADDEMSLPDLPGV from the coding sequence ATGAGCGGGTTTGTCAGCTTCGTGGGCTCGGGCCCCGGCGATCCGGAGCTTTTGACGTTGAAGGCCGTGGACCGGATGAAACGCGCGGATGCGGTGCTGTTCGACGACCTCTCCTCCGGCCCGATCCTGACCCATGCACGGTCGGGCGCGGATCTGGTGGGCGTGGGAAAACGTGCCGGTCGTCCTTCGCCCAAGCAGCATCATGTCAGCCGCTTGCTGGTCGAATACGCGCAGGCCAATCAGAGGGTCGTGCGGCTGAAATCCGGTGATGGTGGAACCTTCGGCCGGCTGGAGGAAGAGATCACGGCGCTGCGCGAGGCCGGCATCCCGTTCGAGATCATCCCCGGCGTGCCCTCGGCCTGTGCCGCTGCCGCCGCCGCCGCGATCCCACTGACCCGCCGGCTGACCGCGCGGCGGGTTCAGTTCGTCACGGGGCACGACGTCACCGGGGCCTTGCCGGTTGACCTGAACCTCGCCGCCTTGGCCGATGCCCAGGCCACGACGGTGGTCTTCATGGGCAAGCGGACCTTCCCCGTGCTCGCCGAAACCCTGATCGCCCATGGTCTTCCCGGAGACACGCCTGCGCTTTTGGCCGAAAGCGTAAGCACGCCCGACCAGCGCCTGCATCGCAGCACAGTCGCCCGGCTCGCCCGCAGCCTGTCGGAGGCCACCGGCAAGGCACCGGCGCTTATTCTCTATGGCCCGCTTGCCGATGATGAGATGTCGCTCCCGGACTTGCCGGGCGTTTGA